GCGCGTCCATCCGCTCCAGCCGGTCCTCGACGAAGCTGGCGACGATGTCGTCCTTGCTCTTGAAGTGGTAGTAGAGCGCGGCCTTGGTGACGTTGAGCCGCTCGGCGATCTCGCGCAGCGAGGTCTTCTCGTACCCCTGCTCGGTGAAGAGCTCCAGCGCGACGGCCTTGATCCGCTCACGGGTGCCGCCTGTGCTCTCCCTCACCCACGCCCCCCAATTGGCTTGACCGTCACTTGCCGCCCAACTTACCGTGCGGCTAGTAAGGTGACTAGCCGGGCGGCAAGTAAGTATGGCAATCCTCGGGGGGAGCTTACCCATGACTCAGGCAACCCAGGCCGGCGCGCGACCCAACGTACGGGTCGTGCTGTTCGGGCTGATGATCGCGATGATGCTCGCAATGCTCGACAACATGATCGTCAGCACCGCGCTGCCACGCATCGTGGGCGAGTTCGGCGGTCTCGACCACTTCACGTGGGTGGTCACCGCGTACGTCCTCGGCACCACCGTCTCCACCCCCATCTGGGGCAAGCTCGGTGACCTCTACGGGCGCAAGTCCGTCTTCCTGACCTCTGTCGGCATCTTCCTGCTCGGCTCGGCGCTCTGCGGCATGGCCGGCTCCGGAATGCTGGGCGGTCCCCAGGACGGCATGGTCCAGCTCATCGCCTTCCGGGCCGTGCAGGGTCTGGGCGCCGGTGGCCTCATGGTCGGCGTGATGGCGATCATCGGTGACCTGGTCCCGCCCCGCGAGCGCGGGCGCTACCAGGGCATGATCGCCGGGATCATGGCCATCGCCATGGTGGCCGGCCCGCTGGTCGGCGGCTTCATCACCGACCACCTCTCCTGGCGCTGGGCGTTCTACGTCAACCTGCCGCTGGGCGGTGTCGCGCTACTTCTGCTGATCACCACCATGCACCTGCCGAAGTACCGCACCGAGCACCGGATCGACTGGCTCGGCGCCGGGCTGCTCTCGGTAGGCATCACCGCGATCGTGCTGATCACCACCTGGGGCGGCAACGAGTACGACTGGTCGTCACCGCAGATCCTCGGCCTGGCCGTGCTGTCCGTGCTCGCGCTTGTGGCATTCGGCCTGGTCGAACGCCGTGTCGCCGAGCCGATCCTCCCGCTGGCCCTCTTCGCCAACCGCAACTTCGCACTGATCTCGCTGATCGGCTTCCTGCTCGGCTTCGCGATGTTCGGCGCGATGAACTTCCTGCCGCTCTACCAGCAGACCGTGCAGGGAGCCTCGGCCACCAACAGCGGCCTGCTGCTGCTGCCGCTGATGTTCGGCATGCTGGTCGTCTCGCTGGTCATCGGGCGGGCGATCACGAAGACCGGCAGGTACCGCGCGTACCCGATCGTCGGTGGCGTGGTGATGACCACGGGCATGGGGCTGCTGACCATGCTCGACACCGACACGAGCAAGCTGCAGTCCTCGCTGTACATGGTCGTGCTGGGTGCCGGCATGGGCTTCCTCATGCAGACCTCCATGCTGATCGCGCAGAACAGCGTGGAGCAGAAGGACCTCGGCGCGGCCAGCGGCGCGGCCACCTTCTTCCGGTCGATCGGCGGCTCGTTCGGCATCTCCCTGTTCGGCGCGATCTTCGCCAGTCGGCTGGCCGGCTCCAGCGCGGGCGGCGCCTTCGGCGGCGAGGGCGGCGGGATGGACCTGGAGAAGCTCAAGGAACTGCCCGCCCAGGCGCGCGAACTGGTGCTCGGCGGTCTCGCCGACGCGATCTCGCACGTCTTCCTCTGGGCGGTGCTGTTCACCATCGTGATCCCGGTGCTCGCCTGGTTCATCAAGGAGATCCCACTGCGCACCGCGAACGAGGCGCCGGCGCAGGCCACCCCGGAGGAGGAGGCCGAGATCGCTCTCGGCAAGGCCCCGGTCGCCTGACCCCGACACCCACCCACGCCGCGCCGTCCCTCCAGGGACGGCGCGGCGCGTCGTCGTACCGGATCGCGGGGGTGAAGCTCAGGGACGGCGGCGCGCGGTGAGGCGTCGCCAGAGGCGGCGGAGCGGGTTGCGGGGACGCGGGAGCCGGGGCGGCGGGTCGCCGAGCAACTCGATGGCGAGCGCGGCGGTGGCCGGGTCCAGTGCCGGAGCGGCCAGCGCCAGGTGGGCCAGTGAGACGGCGATTGGGACCGGCCGGGACCGGGCCACCGCGGCCGCGTCGGCCAGCCGCTCGGCCACCACCCGGGCCACGTCCGATCGCACCCCCGGGTCCACCCAGGCGGCGGTGACCAGGGCGAACAGTGCCGCCTCGGTCACCCAGTCCTCGACGCCCCAGACCAGGTCCAGCAGCACCCGGCGCCGGGTCGAGTCCTCCCAGGGCTCGTCGGTGCTGTGGTGCAGCAGCCCCAGGCAGGCCCACACCTGCACGCCGCGTACCCAGACCGACGGGTCCTGGGCGGCCAGGAGCCGGCCCAGCGCGTTGGCCGGCGCTGCCGGCGGATGCACCAGCAGCCCGAGCAGGTCGGCCACGTCCAGGCCGGCCAGGCCCACCGCCGCGTCGTAGGCCGCCGGTGGGTGCGGCCACGCCGGGTGGGCAACCTGACGGATCCGCTCGACCGCCGCCGCCGAGGGTGCCGGCAGCGCCGGCGTCGGGAGCGTGTCCGCGTAGTGCCACAGGCGTCGGGTGGACGCCCGTCGCGGTTCTCGTGGGTCCGGCTCCACCGTGCCGGTGACCTCGATCCGCAGCCCGGGTGCTGCCGACGTGGCCGTCCGCACGGCGCTCGGCGGGGCCGCCGCCGGCAGGCGTACGGCAGTGCCGAGACCGTTGTCGTCGTCGGCCACCGCCTGGCGCAGAGCGTCGACCAGCGGGCCGCCGGCCGGCGTCAGCTGGCCGAGCCACGGCCGGCCCCGGCAGCACTGGGCCAGGTCGCCGTGCTCGTGGCTGTCGTCCGGGTGGTCACGCACGAAGTCGGCGAGCGCGACCAGGTGGGCGAGGTCGCCGTCGCGCTGGTGCCGCAGGCGGTGGGCGGTGTGCACCGCGCAGTCGAACGACGGGTCCCGGGCGAGCGCCCGCTCGGTCCACTCCAACGCCTCGTCCAGCCGGCCGGTCTCGGCCAGGGTGCCGGCGATGTCGGCGTAGATGGCCAGGTCGTCGGGGTCCAGCGCGACGGCCCGGCCGAGCGCCGCGAGGGCCTCGCGGGTGCGGCCCGCGCTGCGGTACGCGTACCCCAGCCAGACCTCGCCCATCTTCGACGGCTGGGACCGTACGCCGCGGGTGGCCCAGCGGATCGCCAGCGTGACCTCGCCGAGCCGTCTGGCCAGCGCGGACGCCGCGCCCAGCAGCAGACCGTGCTCGGGGCGGACGGTGACCGCGTTGCGGGCCAGCGTGAGGTACGGCGCCAGCGCGCCCCGGCCGGCGCGTGGCACCGGGTCGGGCAACGCGCCGCAGACCTGCATGAGGATCCGGGCGATGTGCTCCGGGTCCAGTCGCTCGGCCAGTTCGGGTGCGATCACCCACGGCACGCCGGCCCACTCCGTGCCGGGCGCGTACCCGGTGGCCGCGGCCAGCAGGTCGAGCCCCTCGGCCGGTCGGCCGGCGGCGGCCAGCAGGTGGGCGCGGGCGACGACCGCGCCGACGAAGGTGTGGTGGTTGATCGGGAAGAGGTCGAGCCCGCCCCCGCCGACCGCGGCCAGCAGGGCCAACGTCTCGTGCACCTCGGGCAGGGTCGGCGCCCGGGCCAGCGCGCCGGCGAGGTGGCCGGCGGCGTGGTGGAGGTCACCCTCGTCCAGTGCCAGCCGGGCCAGGGCCAGCTCCTCCGTCGCGGAGAGCGCGTGGTCGTCCCTTCCCTCGGGCACATCGTCCTTCCGTCGCAGCGACACCTGTTGAAGCGGGACAAGCCTAGTTGATATTGAGATCATTCGGTGATCAACTGCGCAGTGCTGCTCGTTCGGTTGTTCAGATACTTTGAAAGCTGCAAGACTGAGCAGGAAACGCGCGGGAACCGCGCAAGAGGGGAGTGTCCGTGACGCGTGCAGGGGCCGGGATGGCCGCCGACATCGAGGAGCAGCCGGCCGGCTACACGCGCCTGCTCTCCACCGCCAACGCCGGGGAGATCGCCCGGGTGGCGGCTGCCGTCGCCGAGCGCCGGCCGCGGCACGTGGTCTTCACCGCCCGGGGCACCTCCGACCACGCGGCCCTCTACGGGGCGTACCTGGCCGAGATCCGGCTCGGGCTGCCCGCCGGGCTCGCCTCGCCCAGCGTCGTCACCCTGTTCGGCGCCCGCCCCGACCTGTCCGACGCGCTGGTCGTCGGGGTCAGCCAGAGCGGCGGCTCACCCGACCTGGCCGAGGTGCTGCGCGCGGCGCGGGCCTCCGGCGCGCTGACCCTCGCGGTGACCAACGCCCCGGAGTCCCCGCTGGTCGAGGTCGCCGAGCTGAGCATCGACATCGCCGCCGGGCACGAGCGGGCGGTGGCCGCCACCAAGACGTACACCGCCGAGCTGCTCGCTCTGCTGATGCTCGTCGAGGGAATCCGTGCCGGCGACGGCGTGCTCCCGGCGGCCGAGCGGGAGGCGCTCGACGCGCTGCCCGAGCTGGCCGCCCGCACCCTGGCCGACGACACCCCGGCCCAGCTCGCTCCGCGCTACCGCTTCGCCCGCCAGCTGGTCACCACCGGGCGCGGGTACGCCTACCCGACCGCGCGGGAGGCCGCTCTCAAGCTGATGGAGACCTCGTACCTGCCGGCGCTCGCCTTCTCCGGCGCCGACCTGCTGCACGGCCCGCTCGCGATGACCGACCCGGAGGTCCCGGTGCTCGCCGTGGTCGGCTCCGGCCCCGGCGGCCGGTCGATGGGCGAGGTGCTGCCCCGCCTCGGCGAACGCCGCGCCGACGTCGTGGTGGTCGGCTCCGCCGACGTGCCGGGCGCCACCCGACTCGCCGTCCCCGAGGTCGACGAGCGGTACGCCCCGCTGCTGGACATCCTGCCGTTGCAGCGGCTGGCGTTGGCGTTGGCGCTGACCCGGGGCGAAGATCCGGACGCGCCGCGCGGGCTGAAGAAGGTCACCGCGACGATGTGAGACGCGGCGTGGCACGCTGGTCACCGTGTCCACGCTGCGCGACCTCGCCGAGGAGCACACCCGTCTCCGTCCGGCCGACATCGACCACCTGCACCGGATCGCCGGCGACTGGCAGCTGCTGTCCGACCTGTCCTTCGCCGACCTGCTGCTCTGGGTGCCGGTCGACACGGACGGCACGTTCCTCTGCGTCGCCCAGGTCCGCCCGACGACCGCGCCCACCGCGTACCAGGACGACCAGGTGGGACGGATCGTCGGCGGGCCGGAGGTCGCCCACCTGGGTGTCGCCTACTCCCAGGGCCGGATCTGGCGGGAGGGCGACCCGGTCTGGTACGGCGACGTACCGGCCCGGCACGAGGCGATCCCGGTCCGGCTGCGCACCGCCGAGGGGGAGGCCGGCGAGGTGATCGCCGTGGTCGGCCGGGACACCAACCTCTCCACCGCGCGTACCCCCAGCCAGCTGGAGCTCAACTACCTGACCACGGCCGACGACCTGGCCCAGATGATCGCGGACGGCACCTTCCCGCCGCCGCGGCACCCGGGCGAGACCACCTCCGCGCCCCGGGTCGGCGACGGCCTGGTCCGGCTCGACGCCGGCGGCAAGGTCACCTACGCCAGCCCGAACGCGCAGTCCGCGTACCGCCGGTTGGGCTACGCCTCCCACCTGGTGGGGGAGGATCTGGCCGCGCTGCACCGCCGACTGGCCGGCGACCCGCTGGACGGCACCGAGGCGGCGAACGGGATCCTGGCCGCGCTGCGCGGCGAGGCGCCGCCCCGGCGGGAGATCGACGCGCGGGGCGCCACGATGCTCACCCGGGCGCTGCCGCTGATGCCCGCCGGGGTGCCGATCGGCGCGCTGGTGCTGGTCCGGGACATCACCGAGGTCCGCCGCCGGGACCGGGCACTGATCACCAAGGACGCCACCATCCGGGAGATCCACCACCGGGTGAAGAACAACCTCCAGACGGTGGCCGCGCTGCTGCGGTTGCAGGCCCGCCGGGTGGCCATGCCGGAGGCCCGGGTCGCTCTGGAGGAGTCGGTCCGCCGGGTCGCCTCGATCGCCCTGGTGCACGAGACGCTCTCCATGTCCAGCGACGAGGCGGTCGAGTTCGACGGCATCGTCGACCGCGTGGCGAGCGCGGCGACCGAGGTCGCGGCGACCGAGGTGAGCGTCGGCATGCGCCGGCGGGGCAGCTTCGGCGTGCTGCCGGCGGAGATCGCCACCTCACTGGTGATGGTCCTCAACGAGTTGCTGCTCAACGCCGTCGAGCACGGCTTCCCACCGGCCGACGAGGCGGACGAGGTTCCGGTACCGGCGGCCTCCGGCATGGTGCCGGTCGCCGCGCCTGAGGTCGACCCGTCGCTGCGACCCGAGGTGGTGGTCTCGGCGCACCGGTTCCGCAAGATGCTGCACGTCTCGGTGGCGGACAACGGGCGCGGGCTGCCACCCGACTTCGACGCCGAGAGCGGCAGCCGGCTCGGCCTCCAGATCGTCCGGGCGCTGGTCACCGGCGAGCTGCGCGGCACCATCGAGTTGCGCGCCGGCGTCAACGGTGGCACCGAGGCGGTGCTCGTCGTACCGCTGGCCCGCAGCGGGCCCGACGGCCGCTCGCAACCCTGACCTACCAGCCCCTGCCGCCGCGGCGGGTGTTCCGGGCCCGGGCGGGTCGGCTCCGGGCGCGGACGTGCGGACGAGCGCGATACCTGTGAGTCATAAATATTCCTCAGAGGTATCACGCTCACCAGGGTGAGACGACCCGACGACCCACAGCCGGCGCGCGCCGGCGGCCAGGTCAGCGGCCGGGGAGGCCGGTGAGCAGGGCGACGGTCAGGCCGGGGCGCTGCCAGACCCGCGCGATGGTGAAGT
Above is a window of Micromonospora coriariae DNA encoding:
- a CDS encoding SIS domain-containing protein; translation: MAADIEEQPAGYTRLLSTANAGEIARVAAAVAERRPRHVVFTARGTSDHAALYGAYLAEIRLGLPAGLASPSVVTLFGARPDLSDALVVGVSQSGGSPDLAEVLRAARASGALTLAVTNAPESPLVEVAELSIDIAAGHERAVAATKTYTAELLALLMLVEGIRAGDGVLPAAEREALDALPELAARTLADDTPAQLAPRYRFARQLVTTGRGYAYPTAREAALKLMETSYLPALAFSGADLLHGPLAMTDPEVPVLAVVGSGPGGRSMGEVLPRLGERRADVVVVGSADVPGATRLAVPEVDERYAPLLDILPLQRLALALALTRGEDPDAPRGLKKVTATM
- a CDS encoding MDR family MFS transporter produces the protein MTQATQAGARPNVRVVLFGLMIAMMLAMLDNMIVSTALPRIVGEFGGLDHFTWVVTAYVLGTTVSTPIWGKLGDLYGRKSVFLTSVGIFLLGSALCGMAGSGMLGGPQDGMVQLIAFRAVQGLGAGGLMVGVMAIIGDLVPPRERGRYQGMIAGIMAIAMVAGPLVGGFITDHLSWRWAFYVNLPLGGVALLLLITTMHLPKYRTEHRIDWLGAGLLSVGITAIVLITTWGGNEYDWSSPQILGLAVLSVLALVAFGLVERRVAEPILPLALFANRNFALISLIGFLLGFAMFGAMNFLPLYQQTVQGASATNSGLLLLPLMFGMLVVSLVIGRAITKTGRYRAYPIVGGVVMTTGMGLLTMLDTDTSKLQSSLYMVVLGAGMGFLMQTSMLIAQNSVEQKDLGAASGAATFFRSIGGSFGISLFGAIFASRLAGSSAGGAFGGEGGGMDLEKLKELPAQARELVLGGLADAISHVFLWAVLFTIVIPVLAWFIKEIPLRTANEAPAQATPEEEAEIALGKAPVA
- a CDS encoding tetratricopeptide repeat protein; this translates as MPEGRDDHALSATEELALARLALDEGDLHHAAGHLAGALARAPTLPEVHETLALLAAVGGGGLDLFPINHHTFVGAVVARAHLLAAAGRPAEGLDLLAAATGYAPGTEWAGVPWVIAPELAERLDPEHIARILMQVCGALPDPVPRAGRGALAPYLTLARNAVTVRPEHGLLLGAASALARRLGEVTLAIRWATRGVRSQPSKMGEVWLGYAYRSAGRTREALAALGRAVALDPDDLAIYADIAGTLAETGRLDEALEWTERALARDPSFDCAVHTAHRLRHQRDGDLAHLVALADFVRDHPDDSHEHGDLAQCCRGRPWLGQLTPAGGPLVDALRQAVADDDNGLGTAVRLPAAAPPSAVRTATSAAPGLRIEVTGTVEPDPREPRRASTRRLWHYADTLPTPALPAPSAAAVERIRQVAHPAWPHPPAAYDAAVGLAGLDVADLLGLLVHPPAAPANALGRLLAAQDPSVWVRGVQVWACLGLLHHSTDEPWEDSTRRRVLLDLVWGVEDWVTEAALFALVTAAWVDPGVRSDVARVVAERLADAAAVARSRPVPIAVSLAHLALAAPALDPATAALAIELLGDPPPRLPRPRNPLRRLWRRLTARRRP
- a CDS encoding PAS domain-containing sensor histidine kinase, producing MSTLRDLAEEHTRLRPADIDHLHRIAGDWQLLSDLSFADLLLWVPVDTDGTFLCVAQVRPTTAPTAYQDDQVGRIVGGPEVAHLGVAYSQGRIWREGDPVWYGDVPARHEAIPVRLRTAEGEAGEVIAVVGRDTNLSTARTPSQLELNYLTTADDLAQMIADGTFPPPRHPGETTSAPRVGDGLVRLDAGGKVTYASPNAQSAYRRLGYASHLVGEDLAALHRRLAGDPLDGTEAANGILAALRGEAPPRREIDARGATMLTRALPLMPAGVPIGALVLVRDITEVRRRDRALITKDATIREIHHRVKNNLQTVAALLRLQARRVAMPEARVALEESVRRVASIALVHETLSMSSDEAVEFDGIVDRVASAATEVAATEVSVGMRRRGSFGVLPAEIATSLVMVLNELLLNAVEHGFPPADEADEVPVPAASGMVPVAAPEVDPSLRPEVVVSAHRFRKMLHVSVADNGRGLPPDFDAESGSRLGLQIVRALVTGELRGTIELRAGVNGGTEAVLVVPLARSGPDGRSQP